One window of Akkermansia biwaensis genomic DNA carries:
- a CDS encoding VWA domain-containing protein: protein MKLMPCMIAVMAGLAGLGHSQTPDGDMDARSIVLPQRRVIPPVNRTVRQPVTLEKVNALVRVNGRSAQTTLELSVHNGGNVPTEAELVLPVPEGVVVKGFYYGDGKASWQASLMPADEARRLYDRIVARRLDPALLEFAGFGAIRSSVFPVPARSSVKLGVVYEQLLTPVDGRLDYVLPRTEALSGHAAWTMRVEISPGTAGIGNVFTPSHPMERHRLKDETLVLTLAEEKMSPGPFRLSWMESAAKKGEAFYGPDISVYAAPDAENGRNGYFLAMLGKDSPGNEKQIRRELTLVLDRSGSMRGEKLASMKEAAKQIISGLNPGERFNVITYNEGVNLFEAAPVERNAATEKAAHVWLDAVVAHGGTNIHEALATALAQPSREGMLPVVLFLTDGLPTIGRTSEKSIASLAGEGNREGRRIFTIGVGEDVNAPLLRRMAEISGGLPSYVLSGENLELKLAQVFRQLYGPVFRNVRYSVCSLDGREQPGRVQDAIPSGRLPDIYSGAPAVLAGRYVGTSPFLLKGTCLDRSNREQSFSVVVEPERISSVKDDFTARIWAARKIGSLETALMDMGADPAHTGVLGNDPRTRELVEEIMQLSRDFGILSSAASFFADDGGSAPWRGESVSPSSSRFRDYGRVMQESREGLGSIALQRNAVEKKRELSVNKFNRQMDKHGRSVSFEGTAQIAQNGYFNQNGVWMENTVLRTPDKESPVRTVQVGTPEYAAVADKLINTNRQGLLALDGSVMIRLDGETVLMQNSFP from the coding sequence ATGAAACTGATGCCGTGCATGATTGCCGTAATGGCGGGATTGGCCGGGCTGGGACATTCCCAGACACCTGACGGAGACATGGACGCCCGGAGCATCGTCCTGCCGCAGCGGCGGGTGATCCCGCCCGTCAACAGGACCGTGCGCCAGCCCGTCACTCTGGAAAAGGTGAACGCCCTTGTCCGCGTCAACGGACGCAGCGCACAGACTACCCTGGAACTGAGCGTGCATAATGGCGGAAACGTTCCCACGGAGGCGGAACTGGTTCTTCCCGTTCCGGAAGGAGTCGTGGTCAAAGGGTTTTATTACGGAGACGGAAAGGCGTCCTGGCAGGCCTCCCTGATGCCCGCCGACGAAGCGCGCCGCCTGTATGACCGCATTGTGGCGCGCAGGCTGGATCCGGCCCTGCTGGAATTCGCCGGATTCGGCGCCATTCGCTCCAGCGTATTCCCCGTTCCCGCCAGGTCTTCCGTGAAGCTGGGCGTGGTGTACGAACAGTTGCTGACTCCGGTGGACGGACGCCTGGATTACGTGCTCCCCCGGACGGAAGCGCTTTCCGGCCATGCGGCATGGACCATGCGGGTGGAAATCTCCCCCGGAACTGCAGGCATCGGCAATGTATTCACGCCCTCCCATCCGATGGAACGCCATCGGCTGAAGGATGAAACCCTCGTGCTCACCCTGGCGGAGGAGAAGATGAGTCCGGGGCCTTTTCGCCTGTCATGGATGGAATCCGCCGCCAAAAAGGGGGAGGCCTTTTACGGCCCCGACATCAGCGTCTATGCGGCTCCGGATGCGGAAAACGGCAGGAACGGCTATTTTCTGGCCATGCTCGGAAAGGATAGCCCGGGGAATGAAAAGCAAATCCGCCGGGAGCTCACCCTGGTGCTGGACAGGTCCGGCAGCATGCGCGGGGAAAAACTCGCCAGCATGAAGGAGGCGGCCAAACAGATCATTTCCGGCTTGAATCCCGGGGAACGCTTCAATGTCATCACTTATAACGAAGGCGTGAATCTGTTTGAGGCGGCTCCCGTGGAAAGGAACGCCGCTACGGAGAAAGCGGCGCACGTGTGGCTGGATGCCGTGGTGGCGCACGGCGGCACGAACATTCATGAAGCGCTGGCAACGGCGCTGGCCCAGCCTTCCCGCGAAGGAATGCTGCCGGTCGTGCTGTTCCTGACGGACGGCCTGCCGACCATCGGCCGGACCTCCGAGAAATCCATTGCCTCCCTGGCCGGAGAGGGCAACAGGGAAGGACGGCGCATTTTCACCATCGGAGTGGGGGAGGACGTAAACGCCCCCCTTCTGAGGCGCATGGCGGAAATTTCCGGCGGGTTGCCCTCCTATGTTCTTTCCGGAGAAAACCTGGAACTCAAGCTGGCGCAGGTATTCCGCCAGTTGTACGGCCCGGTGTTCCGGAACGTGCGCTATTCCGTCTGCTCCCTGGACGGCAGGGAACAGCCGGGAAGGGTGCAGGATGCCATTCCTTCCGGACGGCTGCCGGATATCTATTCCGGAGCGCCTGCCGTTTTGGCCGGCAGGTATGTGGGCACGTCTCCTTTTCTGCTGAAAGGGACCTGTCTGGACCGGAGCAACAGGGAACAGTCGTTTTCCGTAGTGGTGGAGCCGGAACGGATTTCCAGTGTGAAAGATGACTTTACGGCCAGAATTTGGGCGGCGCGCAAAATAGGCAGCCTGGAAACCGCCCTGATGGACATGGGAGCGGACCCCGCCCATACGGGAGTGCTGGGAAATGATCCCCGGACCCGGGAACTGGTTGAGGAAATCATGCAGCTTTCCCGGGATTTCGGAATACTGAGTTCGGCGGCCTCCTTCTTTGCGGACGACGGCGGTTCCGCTCCGTGGCGGGGAGAATCTGTCTCCCCCTCGTCCTCCAGGTTCCGGGATTATGGACGGGTGATGCAGGAATCGCGCGAAGGGCTGGGTTCCATCGCCCTGCAGAGAAATGCCGTGGAAAAAAAGAGGGAATTGTCCGTCAACAAATTCAACCGCCAGATGGACAAGCACGGGCGTTCCGTTTCCTTTGAAGGAACGGCCCAGATCGCCCAGAACGGTTATTTCAATCAGAACGGAGTATGGATGGAAAATACGGTCCTGCGCACTCCGGACAAGGAAAGCCCCGTCCGCACCGTGCAAGTGGGTACGCCGGAATACGCCGCCGTGGCGGACAAGCTGATCAACACGAACCGCCAGGGGCTTCTGGCCCTGGACGGCTCCGTCATGATCCGCCTGGACGGGGAAACCGTGCTGATGCAGAACTCGTTTCCGTAA
- a CDS encoding tyrosine recombinase encodes MQAHIERFIRFLAAEKGLSAAYQVSVRQTLEEFSRFLGEGDADPSRVDIGSLAEFLRHLQSRGMARSSMRVEMVHLRIFFRWLAGTGILEKDPSAFMEMPRQGLTLPHVLDQHTVSKLLESIDIQDIPLGCRDRALLEMIYACGMRVSEIINCKLESFDADEAFVRVRGKGDKTRLVPIGTSALDALKAYLDHGRPKLVKPGTKSHIFLTVRGRPLTRERVRQILQERARAAGIDQHVFPHILRHSFATHLLENGADLRIIQEMLGHSDIATTQIYTHLEQQRLNSIHHRFHPRG; translated from the coding sequence ATGCAGGCTCACATAGAACGTTTCATCCGCTTTCTGGCTGCGGAAAAAGGGCTGAGCGCCGCCTACCAAGTCTCTGTCAGGCAGACCCTGGAAGAGTTTTCCCGGTTTCTGGGGGAAGGGGATGCCGACCCTTCCCGGGTGGACATAGGAAGCCTGGCAGAATTTCTCCGGCACTTGCAGTCCCGCGGCATGGCGCGCAGTTCCATGCGCGTGGAAATGGTGCATCTGCGCATTTTTTTCCGCTGGCTGGCCGGAACGGGCATCCTGGAGAAGGATCCCTCCGCATTCATGGAGATGCCGCGGCAGGGGCTGACACTGCCTCACGTGCTGGATCAGCATACCGTTTCAAAACTGCTTGAAAGTATTGACATTCAGGATATTCCACTGGGATGCAGAGACCGGGCCCTGTTGGAGATGATTTATGCCTGCGGCATGCGCGTAAGCGAGATAATCAATTGTAAATTAGAAAGTTTTGACGCAGATGAAGCATTTGTCCGGGTACGGGGGAAGGGGGACAAAACCCGGCTCGTTCCCATCGGCACGTCCGCTTTGGACGCCCTAAAGGCGTATCTGGACCACGGAAGGCCCAAACTGGTCAAACCGGGAACGAAGAGCCACATCTTCCTGACCGTCCGCGGGCGTCCATTGACCAGGGAGCGGGTGCGCCAGATTCTTCAGGAACGCGCCAGAGCCGCCGGGATCGACCAGCATGTCTTTCCGCATATCCTGCGCCATTCATTCGCCACGCATTTGCTGGAGAACGGCGCGGACCTCCGCATCATCCAGGAGATGCTGGGACATTCGGACATCGCCACCACGCAGATTTACACGCATCTGGAACAGCAACGGCTGAATTCCATCCATCACCGTTTTCATCCCAGAGGATGA
- a CDS encoding PA14 domain-containing protein: MNDYIPLNKAVGPKVICDGYQALIPQKLGVEALTFNFDGSECEHATCPDAPEMFIKVEEDALYYFGVEADDTGILSIAGKEICEKNGEKPNGKLNIKKAERYLKAGYYKVALEYSNNDYDPSSNNAIAFNVTMDKEPILDGKYEGDSTMNREFSPSPKIKLWTIEKEATITCEESKKVEVTLEEPEPVIQRGIGACKTKVIMPQIIITACKDEVLDRWNARV; the protein is encoded by the coding sequence ATGAATGATTACATTCCTCTAAACAAGGCTGTTGGCCCGAAGGTCATTTGCGACGGTTATCAAGCCCTTATCCCACAGAAGCTCGGAGTCGAGGCGCTGACTTTCAACTTTGACGGTTCGGAGTGCGAGCACGCCACTTGTCCTGATGCTCCGGAAATGTTCATTAAGGTCGAAGAGGATGCCCTGTATTATTTCGGTGTGGAAGCCGACGACACGGGTATCCTTTCTATTGCCGGCAAAGAAATCTGTGAGAAAAACGGAGAAAAGCCCAACGGCAAGCTAAATATTAAAAAGGCTGAGAGATACTTGAAAGCTGGTTATTACAAGGTGGCTTTGGAATACTCCAACAACGACTATGATCCCTCCAGCAACAACGCCATTGCCTTCAACGTCACCATGGACAAGGAGCCTATTCTTGATGGAAAGTATGAAGGGGATTCGACAATGAATCGTGAATTTTCTCCTTCTCCCAAAATCAAGCTGTGGACGATTGAAAAGGAAGCCACCATCACTTGTGAAGAGTCCAAGAAAGTTGAAGTAACGCTCGAAGAACCTGAACCTGTTATCCAAAGAGGTATTGGCGCTTGCAAAACGAAAGTCATCATGCCTCAAATCATCATAACGGCTTGCAAGGATGAAGTGCTTGATCGATGGAACGCGCGTGTCTAA
- a CDS encoding IdeS/Mac family cysteine endopeptidase (This family includes IgM or IgG-cleaving cysteine proteases.) has translation MIMKPLSLIAICTFAASCANAELLETWTWGVSPQKGWYDANKTLAPGDDNLCWAASASNILNWWQDRYVIPSGTPTGEAVWTTFKDSFTDLGGNASYAFQWWLSGDYPPAGVEGWSQLKEGAAAGGYYRSIFSENQAVFLTSAYNATSYSASSQYILDRLNEGYGLTLSIGDTLGKTAHAITLWGVEYDDQTSLLTKMYLTDSDDLQYGYHSSNGMFEVACYTGENGGLYFQTTEDGWYQREDREFFIKGVYGLSTDVGNALALIPEPGTATLSLAALLCLAWKRRRQACRDRLSPYRGPAV, from the coding sequence ATGATCATGAAGCCTCTCTCCCTGATCGCGATTTGCACATTTGCCGCCTCTTGCGCAAACGCCGAACTTCTGGAAACCTGGACCTGGGGCGTTTCTCCGCAGAAAGGATGGTATGACGCCAATAAAACGCTTGCTCCGGGAGACGACAATCTTTGCTGGGCCGCCTCCGCCAGCAATATTCTCAACTGGTGGCAGGACAGGTACGTCATTCCATCCGGAACTCCCACCGGAGAAGCCGTATGGACAACCTTCAAGGATTCCTTCACGGATTTGGGCGGAAACGCCTCTTATGCGTTCCAATGGTGGCTTTCCGGGGATTATCCGCCTGCAGGAGTGGAAGGATGGTCCCAGCTCAAGGAAGGCGCTGCCGCGGGAGGATATTACCGGAGCATTTTTTCTGAAAACCAGGCGGTTTTCCTGACCAGCGCCTACAATGCCACTTCCTATTCCGCTTCCTCCCAGTATATTCTGGACCGTTTAAATGAGGGATACGGCCTGACGCTCAGCATTGGCGACACTCTAGGGAAAACGGCGCACGCCATCACCCTGTGGGGAGTGGAATATGACGACCAGACTTCCCTGCTGACGAAAATGTATCTGACGGATTCCGACGATCTCCAATACGGCTACCACTCCTCCAATGGTATGTTTGAAGTGGCCTGCTACACAGGCGAAAACGGCGGCCTATACTTCCAGACGACGGAAGACGGCTGGTACCAACGGGAGGACCGCGAATTTTTCATCAAGGGAGTGTACGGGCTTTCCACGGATGTAGGCAATGCGCTGGCGCTGATTCCGGAACCGGGCACCGCCACTTTGAGCCTGGCCGCCCTGCTCTGCCTGGCCTGGAAACGCCGCAGGCAGGCTTGTCGAGACCGTCTTTCCCCTTACCGGGGTCCCGCTGTTTGA
- a CDS encoding vWA domain-containing protein — translation MMNHAVKYSLALLGSGALCASAESKTEQPENVSPPEQEAGTGSPPAPALRSISFIGAGTERSDAEKRKIYAAIVRTEDRKLRREPREIPGIAISKSRPDSPEAGDIVLTISQVPSGPDRQSIPPALLATSKAPGHDGAEKTSYSIITTADSEKAGEFTVTISPKTDDGETHSKETSAVVASEDAPVHDGAGKASYSITTAADPEKVGEITVTISQKNGDEETTGKESHSAVADPEKKVGPAPQPKNDGKAPGQAAAEKDDRAVIQIALLLDTSGSMQGLINQARTYLWKVVNDMTLARQNGKLPAIQIALYEYGSGRLSSKDAWVRQVLPFTDDLDKVSDELFKLKTGGSEEYCGAVMDRALKELKWNTENPDALKLIFIAGNEPFNQGNVPYAPVIARGLERGITVNTIYCGSAGDGDSVLWKDGARKGDGSFLNIDHNAAPPEPETPYDAELATLNVSLNGTYLAYGSQEVRAEKLERQARQDKLTEAASPAAAAGRIAAKANKAAYRNTSWDLVDLYEEQGSRAVEELGNTGILPEELKGKSAKEVEAAVKEKAEERARLQKKIADVGRQRDTWLNKWKAEQSASGGGKANTLDNAIIQAVRRQAGRKKFSFVEENVPYENSPMNKEQ, via the coding sequence ATGATGAACCATGCTGTCAAATACTCGCTGGCTTTGCTGGGCTCCGGAGCGCTTTGCGCCTCTGCTGAATCAAAGACTGAACAGCCGGAAAACGTTTCTCCTCCGGAACAGGAGGCCGGAACCGGGTCACCTCCTGCTCCCGCCCTCAGGTCGATTTCCTTCATCGGAGCGGGAACAGAGAGGAGCGACGCCGAAAAACGGAAAATATATGCCGCAATAGTACGTACGGAAGATCGGAAACTCCGCCGTGAACCTCGGGAAATTCCGGGCATTGCCATTTCAAAGTCCCGTCCGGACAGCCCGGAAGCAGGGGACATTGTTCTCACCATAAGCCAGGTTCCCTCCGGTCCGGACCGGCAGTCAATTCCTCCGGCTTTACTTGCCACCAGCAAGGCTCCCGGCCATGATGGAGCCGAGAAGACGTCCTATTCCATCATTACGACGGCAGACTCTGAAAAGGCAGGAGAATTCACGGTAACCATCTCCCCGAAAACGGATGATGGAGAAACGCACAGCAAGGAAACCAGTGCCGTGGTAGCTTCCGAAGACGCTCCCGTCCATGATGGAGCGGGGAAGGCGTCCTATTCCATCACCACGGCGGCAGACCCTGAAAAGGTGGGAGAAATTACGGTAACCATTTCTCAAAAAAACGGAGATGAAGAAACGACTGGCAAAGAATCCCATTCCGCCGTTGCGGACCCGGAAAAAAAGGTCGGGCCAGCCCCGCAGCCGAAAAACGATGGAAAGGCCCCTGGCCAGGCCGCCGCGGAAAAGGATGACCGCGCCGTGATTCAGATAGCCCTTCTTCTGGACACTTCCGGCAGCATGCAGGGACTGATCAATCAGGCCCGCACGTATCTGTGGAAGGTTGTCAACGACATGACGCTGGCGCGCCAGAACGGCAAACTGCCCGCCATCCAGATCGCCCTGTACGAGTACGGGAGCGGCAGGCTGTCCTCCAAAGATGCGTGGGTTCGCCAGGTGCTCCCCTTTACGGACGATCTGGACAAGGTGTCCGATGAACTGTTCAAGTTGAAGACCGGAGGCAGTGAAGAATACTGCGGCGCCGTGATGGACCGGGCCCTGAAGGAATTGAAATGGAATACGGAGAATCCCGATGCCCTGAAGCTGATCTTCATTGCGGGCAACGAACCCTTCAACCAGGGCAATGTACCCTATGCCCCCGTGATTGCCCGCGGACTGGAACGCGGCATCACCGTGAACACCATTTACTGCGGAAGCGCGGGAGACGGCGATTCCGTGCTTTGGAAGGACGGAGCCAGAAAGGGGGACGGCAGTTTCCTCAATATTGACCACAACGCCGCTCCTCCCGAACCGGAAACCCCCTATGACGCGGAACTTGCCACATTGAACGTTTCCCTGAACGGGACTTATCTGGCGTATGGCTCCCAGGAGGTACGGGCGGAAAAACTGGAAAGACAGGCCCGGCAGGACAAATTGACGGAGGCCGCTTCCCCCGCCGCTGCCGCCGGGCGGATCGCGGCAAAAGCCAACAAGGCGGCTTACCGCAACACTTCCTGGGACTTGGTGGACCTTTATGAAGAACAGGGCTCCCGGGCTGTGGAAGAATTGGGCAACACCGGAATTCTCCCGGAAGAGTTGAAGGGAAAGAGCGCGAAGGAGGTTGAAGCGGCCGTGAAGGAGAAGGCGGAGGAACGGGCACGGCTGCAGAAGAAAATTGCCGATGTGGGCAGGCAGCGTGATACGTGGTTGAACAAATGGAAAGCGGAGCAGAGCGCTTCCGGCGGAGGCAAGGCGAATACGCTGGACAACGCCATCATCCAGGCCGTGCGCCGGCAGGCCGGCAGGAAGAAGTTCTCCTTTGTGGAGGAGAACGTGCCATATGAAAATTCCCCTATGAATAAAGAGCAGTAA
- a CDS encoding response regulator transcription factor, with protein sequence MNRYRILVVEDDHAIRNGLTDALTVSGYDVLPVKDGYDALNVIHAEDYDLALLDVVLPGASGFDLLRLIREDRATVPILMLTAKGAEADKVRGLKLGADDYVVKPFSLLEVLARIEAVLRRSPERPRTLDRVGLPEGYLDFPSRSLVLGEERIVLTTKEFDLARHLAANAGRIITREEILTRVWKMDPRLVETRSIDTTIARLREKMGKRNAAVIRTLRGQGYVWEETA encoded by the coding sequence ATGAACCGCTACCGCATTCTGGTCGTAGAAGACGATCACGCCATCAGAAACGGGCTTACGGATGCTCTGACGGTGTCCGGCTACGACGTGCTGCCCGTCAAGGACGGCTATGATGCCCTGAACGTGATCCACGCGGAGGATTACGACCTGGCGCTGCTGGATGTGGTTCTGCCCGGGGCAAGCGGTTTTGACCTGCTCAGGCTCATCCGGGAAGACCGGGCGACCGTTCCCATTCTGATGCTGACCGCCAAGGGGGCGGAAGCGGACAAGGTGCGCGGGCTGAAGCTGGGAGCGGACGATTATGTGGTGAAGCCGTTCAGTCTGCTGGAAGTGCTCGCCCGGATAGAGGCGGTGCTGAGACGGTCCCCGGAAAGGCCCCGGACGCTGGACAGAGTGGGGCTGCCGGAGGGATACTTGGATTTTCCCAGCCGCTCCCTGGTGCTGGGAGAGGAGCGGATTGTGCTGACGACCAAGGAATTTGACCTGGCCCGCCATCTGGCCGCCAATGCCGGCAGAATCATCACGCGGGAGGAAATCCTGACCAGGGTATGGAAAATGGACCCCCGCCTGGTGGAAACGCGCAGCATTGACACCACCATCGCCCGGCTCCGGGAAAAAATGGGGAAAAGGAATGCCGCCGTCATCCGCACCTTGCGGGGGCAGGGATACGTCTGGGAGGAAACCGCATGA
- a CDS encoding sensor histidine kinase, whose translation MISRFSFHFLLWSCLLILVGVMGWLSHSMLNAEKRRLAETHQIRLVEQSRLALWRMDSLLAAMIAAENNRSPGEYFLQSDGTRDSGRKDASVPDLSEFAKLYFQIDPSGNVSSPQTGPGSVVHVNQLNRSSMVRLLLGTVKKQPVPAPVPRKKEEKTEHVVVSRSVYPDRMQAEQKASGERSQKQVAFSPVQQEAGQQELAVDSQKAFQQGIEDYNMRKNLSNSQAVEYNITVEKKVGELARGKGKSPFRGGTDTAQDKATPEGLPLASKKRQEVKGSAIGGSFSTENGLLHFGKVGGMRDEFGEQEAGGEAFSAVQDDAGEIFPESLKEKGKEEMYMELFKAPGSYKELSISSLQPQWSQGAECFLTRRVSDHGQVWVQGIWLDWDKLSGYLLKSVADILPEATLEPAGEREESYLTLAGIPAMLNPGGLPDMAGNSLRTVWKSIAMAWFCGILALCGVIGFMVGIIRLSERRAVFVSAVTHELRTPLTTFNMYTEMLSSGLVPKGREMAYVDILKEEASRLTHLVDNVLSYARVEKNSVTLRPERISVLALATSVIARISPRLAASGMDSQLFIAPELQSESVMADMTAVEQIVYNLADNAAKYARFDGSILKLKLTREKRFLVIRVEDGGKGISESLRRKLFRPFSRSAEEAAGKQPGVGLGLALSRELARGMGGELWLEESSGNGSRFALKLPLVRD comes from the coding sequence ATGATCAGCCGTTTTTCCTTTCATTTCCTGCTTTGGTCCTGCCTGCTGATTCTGGTGGGGGTCATGGGGTGGCTGAGCCATTCCATGCTGAATGCGGAAAAGAGGAGGCTGGCGGAGACGCACCAGATACGCCTGGTGGAGCAGAGCCGCCTGGCCCTGTGGCGCATGGATTCCCTGCTGGCCGCCATGATTGCCGCGGAGAACAACAGGTCTCCCGGAGAATATTTTCTTCAAAGCGACGGAACGAGAGACTCCGGCAGGAAGGATGCTTCCGTGCCGGATTTGTCGGAATTTGCCAAGCTATACTTTCAAATAGACCCGTCGGGGAATGTCTCTTCTCCCCAGACGGGGCCGGGAAGCGTGGTCCATGTAAACCAGTTGAACCGTTCCAGCATGGTGCGCCTGTTGCTGGGGACCGTGAAAAAACAGCCTGTTCCGGCGCCTGTTCCACGGAAAAAAGAGGAAAAAACGGAGCATGTGGTCGTTTCCAGATCAGTCTATCCCGACAGAATGCAGGCGGAACAGAAGGCGTCCGGGGAAAGGAGTCAGAAGCAGGTAGCCTTCTCCCCCGTTCAGCAGGAAGCCGGGCAGCAGGAACTTGCCGTGGACAGCCAGAAGGCGTTCCAGCAGGGCATTGAGGACTACAACATGCGCAAAAACCTCTCCAACAGTCAGGCGGTGGAATACAACATCACGGTGGAGAAAAAAGTCGGGGAGCTGGCCAGGGGAAAGGGAAAATCCCCATTCAGGGGCGGTACGGATACGGCACAGGACAAGGCCACGCCGGAAGGATTGCCCCTGGCTTCAAAAAAAAGGCAGGAAGTTAAAGGTTCCGCAATCGGGGGCAGCTTTTCTACGGAGAATGGGTTGTTGCATTTCGGCAAAGTGGGGGGCATGCGGGATGAATTCGGGGAACAGGAAGCAGGCGGGGAAGCGTTTTCAGCAGTGCAGGATGATGCCGGAGAAATTTTTCCGGAAAGCCTGAAGGAAAAGGGAAAGGAAGAGATGTATATGGAACTCTTCAAGGCTCCGGGGAGCTACAAGGAACTCTCCATTTCCTCTCTCCAGCCCCAGTGGAGTCAGGGTGCGGAATGTTTCCTGACGCGCCGCGTCTCCGACCACGGGCAGGTATGGGTACAGGGTATCTGGCTGGATTGGGACAAACTGTCCGGCTATCTTTTGAAATCCGTAGCGGATATTCTGCCGGAAGCCACTCTGGAGCCTGCCGGAGAGAGGGAGGAAAGTTATTTGACGCTCGCGGGCATACCGGCCATGCTGAATCCTGGAGGCCTACCCGACATGGCTGGGAATTCCCTGCGCACGGTCTGGAAATCCATTGCCATGGCGTGGTTCTGCGGCATTCTGGCGCTGTGCGGCGTCATTGGCTTCATGGTCGGCATCATCCGCTTGAGCGAACGGAGGGCCGTATTCGTCTCCGCCGTGACGCATGAACTGAGGACTCCCCTGACCACCTTCAACATGTACACGGAAATGCTTTCCTCTGGCCTGGTCCCCAAGGGCAGGGAAATGGCGTACGTGGACATTCTAAAGGAAGAGGCATCCAGACTGACGCATTTGGTGGACAATGTGCTGAGCTATGCGCGCGTGGAAAAAAACTCCGTAACCCTCCGGCCGGAAAGAATCTCCGTTCTGGCCCTGGCCACTTCCGTCATTGCCCGCATTTCTCCCCGTCTGGCGGCTTCCGGCATGGATTCCCAGCTCTTCATAGCGCCGGAACTCCAGTCGGAATCCGTCATGGCGGACATGACTGCCGTGGAACAGATCGTGTACAATCTGGCGGACAATGCCGCCAAATACGCCCGGTTTGACGGAAGCATCCTGAAACTGAAGCTGACCCGGGAAAAACGGTTCCTGGTGATCCGGGTGGAGGACGGGGGGAAAGGCATTTCCGAATCCCTGCGGAGGAAATTATTCCGTCCCTTTTCCCGGTCTGCGGAGGAAGCGGCCGGAAAACAGCCTGGCGTGGGGCTGGGCCTGGCCCTGTCCCGTGAACTGGCCAGAGGCATGGGAGGAGAACTGTGGCTGGAAGAAAGTTCCGGAAACGGAAGCCGCTTTGCCCTCAAGCTGCCGCTTGTCAGGGATTAA
- a CDS encoding YkgJ family cysteine cluster protein gives MAEEGSPTAWYECTRCGACCRWAGDVCIEEDEVREIALFLEMDEQAFINECCRLRANRKGLSIKDAADGACLMLTENGCRINPVKPRQCRDFPNKWNFPGWRELCRAREVNQTAGPR, from the coding sequence ATGGCGGAGGAGGGCAGCCCAACTGCATGGTATGAATGCACCCGGTGCGGCGCCTGCTGCCGCTGGGCCGGCGACGTATGCATTGAGGAGGATGAAGTACGTGAAATCGCCCTCTTCCTGGAGATGGACGAACAGGCATTCATCAATGAATGCTGCCGCCTGCGGGCCAACCGCAAAGGTTTGTCCATCAAGGATGCGGCGGACGGCGCCTGCCTGATGCTGACGGAAAACGGCTGCCGGATCAATCCCGTCAAACCGCGCCAGTGCCGCGATTTCCCCAATAAATGGAACTTTCCCGGTTGGCGGGAGTTGTGCCGTGCGCGGGAAGTAAATCAAACAGCGGGACCCCGGTAA